The Thermotoga sp. SG1 region ATCCCGAAGGTACGGTGTGGTGTTGATAAACAAGGACAGAGAACTCTGTGAAGAGTTCGCTAAAAAGTTGAAGGCAACGGTGATACACGGAGACGGAAGTCAGAAAGAGGTGCTCAGAGATGCAGAGCCTTCGAAAAACGATGTGGTGGTGATCCTCACTCCCAGAGATGAGGTGAACCTCTTCATAGCCCAGCTGGCGATGAAAGAGTTCGGAGTAAGGCGTGTGGTGAGTCTGGTGAACGATCCCGGAAATATAGAGATTTTCAAAAGAATGGGTATTACAACCGTTCTGAACCTCACCACGCTGATAACAAACACTGTGGAGGCCTTGATCTTTCCTGAAGAGTTTTCCAGCATTGTTCCACTGGAGCAGGGAATAGAGTTTCTGAACGTGACCGTGGATGAAGAAAACCCGGTGACCGGTAAAAAGTTGAAAGACCTGAATCTGCCCAGGGACTGCATTGTGGCAGCCATCGTTCGAGGGGGAGTTCTTGTTGTCCCCAGAGGAGATACGGAAATACTTCCCGGTGATAAACTGTACGTGATAGCGAACAGAGAAACCAAAGAAAAAGTGGAAGAAGTTCTGCTTGGAAGGTGACCGAAGTTGGAAGACATCCTGACGAGCACGAAGCACAGGTTGAAGGTGGTCTTCTGGTACGTGGGCCAGCTTCTCGTGTGGTTTCCGGTTATTTTGCTTTCACCGGCGATCTTCGTGTTCTTTTATCCCGACGAATGGTACTACATAACCTCGTTTCTTGTACCTTCTATCGCTTCTTTTATCCTGGGAATGCTTCTCAAAAAGACCTCCAGGCTGAAAGAAACGCACGTGGTAGGATACCAAGAGGGAGCCGTCATCGTCGTCACAACGTGGGTGGCCGCGGTGATTCTCTCAGCTATACCCTTTGTTGTAGCGGGTTTTCTGGACTTTTATCAGGCGCTTTTTGAGGCAACGAGTGGCTGGACAACAACCGGACTCACCATGTTCCCGGATGTTGAAAGTCTTCCACACATTTTCCTTGCCTGGAGAAGCATCATGCAGTTCATCGGAGGGGCGGGATTTGCGGTCATCATGCTCGCCACCCTCATAGGCCCTCTGGGGGCTTCCCTCTATGGTTCAGAGGGTAGAGTTGACAACATTCTTCCCAACGTGACACAGTCCACCAAGGTGATAATGGTCATATACGTGACCTACGCTGCAGCCGGTATGCTGGCACTTCATTTTGCGGGCATGCCGTGGTTTGACGCCTTCAATCACTCGCTCACCGCCCTCGCAACGGGGGGATTTTCTGTGAGAAACACCAGCATAGGCTACTACAACAGCGTACCGATAGAGGTGATAACAATCGTTCTGATGATCCTTGGAGGAACGGGTTTTGGAATACACTACACCCTCTGGAAGGGAAACCTCAAGGCCTTTCTGAAAAACGGTGAACCCTGGCTCATGGGTTCCACCGTTGTCATCACGTCACTGTTTCTGCTTCCCCAAGCAAAGAAGGTGTTTCAAGAAAAAGCGTTGAGATATGTTGTGTTTCAGGTGGTGTCTGCTATAACGGGTACTGGGTTTTCGAACACCGACCTTTCACCGTGGGTGGGTCTGTTTCCCATCGGGATCTTTCTGCTCACGGTCATCATGATGCTCGGAGGCATGATGGATTCAACAGCAGGTGGATTGAAACAGTTCAGGGTGTTCGTGATGTTGAAAATGATATACCAGTCAATACGGGGATTCATTGGTCCAAGGAGACGGGTGGAAAAGATCATCGTCTGGAAAGGGGAATCTCGAAGAACGATCGACAACGGCATCATCAAAGACATGTTCGTTTTCTTCGGGATTTACGCCCTGACCTACCTGATCGGTGCTCTGATTCTCATGAGTTATGGGTACGATCCTCTTGTTTCTATGTTCGAATTTTCTTCCGCTATGAACGGAGTGGGACTTTCGGTGGGGCTCACAAGGCCAGAGCTTCCCAGAGGCGTACTTTGGACCATGATCGTGGGAATGTTCCTTGGCAGGCTGGAATTTCTGGTGGTCTTCTACGCGATAGCGAGGATCATAAGAGATGTGAAGATCCTCTTTGAGGAGTGTGGAGGTGAGAACAGTTGAAATACAGGAGAATAAAAGGAACAAACGATGTCTTTGGAGAGGAAATATGGTACTGGAGGTTCGTGGAGGAGACCTTCAGAGAAGTCTGTGAAAGTTTCGGGATGGAGGAAATCAGAACCCCCATCTTTGAGCAGACGGAGCTCTTCGTGAGAAGCGTTGGAGAAGAGTCGGACATCGTTCAAAAAGAAATGTACACCTTCGAAGACAAGGGTGGCAGAAGCATCACACTGAGACCGGAAGGAACAGCCCCCATCGTGAGGGCCTTTCTTGAGAACTCTTTTGTAAACAGGGGTTTCCAGCAGAGGTACTACTACATAGGTCCGATGTTTCGCTACGAGAAACCTCAATCCGGCAGGTTGAGGCAGTTCCACCAGGTGGGGTTCGAGATCTTCGGATCTGAGTCTCCCGGAGCAGACCTCGAAACGATCCTGGCGGTCGACAGTTTTCTGAAGAGACTCGGTCTCACAAAGTACACCATTCATCTGAACTCCATAGGGTGTCCAGAGTGCAGGAAAAATTACCGTGAAGCTCTGAGAGAATACTACGGAAAGCATCTGAACGATCTCTGTGACGATTGCAAAAGGCGCTACGAGACGAACATCTTGAGGTTGCTCGATTGCAAAATAGATCACGAACTTGCTCTGAACGCACCGAAGAGTACCGACTACCTCTGCGAACCATGCAGAGAACATTACGAAAAACTGAAAGACTATCTGAACGAATTCGAAATAAAGTACGTGGAAGATCACACGCTCGTGAGAGGACTGGACTACTACACAAGAACTGTTTTTGAAGTAAGGCACGAGGGACTCGGTGCACAGAACGCCATAGCCGGCGGTGGCAGGTACGATGGATTGTTCTCCGATCTCGGTGGTGGCACCGTTCCTGCGCTGGGTTTTGCTGGAGGAATAGAGAGGATCGTTCTCGCCTTGAAGGCGGAAGGAATAGAGGTTCCCAGGAAAAACGTTCACTACCTCTACGTTGCAACCGTGGGTGAGGACGCCTTCAAAGAAGGTATGAAACTCGCCATGGAGTTGAGAAAGAAAAAGAAAGGGTTGAACGTGGATGTGGATATCATGAACAGGAAGTTGTCGGGGCAATTGAAGCACGCAGACCGACTCGGTGCAAAGTACGTGGTCATAGTTGGAGATGAAGAGTTGAAGAAAGGTGTGGTCGTACTCCGGAACCTTGAAACGGGAGACCAGGTGGAGATAGATAAGGAATTCGCCATCGAATACATCTTCGAAAAGGCTTCAAAAGAATGATGCTATACTTAAAATTGGGTGGATCGAATTGAAAATCCTGGTGGGTTCACCGGTGTCTCTGGAGGAATTCGAATCTGTAGATCTTTTCGTGTCGTGGCTGGACGTGATACCGGACAACGCCACGTTTTCCGTTGTGGGCACTGAGAAGTTCTTCATTGTTGGAAGGAACGGAAAAGAGTGGAAGAAAGGCTACGAATTTGGAATCGTGGACATCGGTGTAAGGGCACTTGTGGTGGGAGGGGAACTCGCCCTCTATCCGGAAGCGTTCTATATAGCGAAGGAAAACGGTGCAAAACTCGTCATTGGCTTCAGTGAGGCTCACAGCTTCGCGGATTTCAACTTCATCAAAGCAAAATTCTGGGCACACACGCAGGAAACGGAACTCATTTCCATCTCGCTCCTGAACTTTCAGGGAAGGGTCTACAACAACATCTACTTTCCACTGGAGAAAACAAAAAACAAAACGGGTGTTGTGGCGGAAGGAATAGCCCCTGTTTTTCTTGAGTTTGGAAGTGATTAGCTTTGGGAGAATCCGAGAATGTTTGAAGGATTGCTATGGAGTCTGGCAAAGAAGAAACTGATTCCAAAAAGAAAGATCTCACGGGTGCACCGAAAAAGGAAGGGTGTAAAGAGGGTTGTGTGCGTGCTTTTTCCGCTGAGTCAGACCTTCAGATCTGCGGACGAATTCATCGATGGCCTTATGGAAGTTGTTCGTGAGGATCTTTCCTTTGCCGATATGCTGATATTCCCAAGACTGACCGGAAATCTACTGATGGGGGTATCTCCTCTCAAAATCGAAAGGTTTGAAAAACTGGAACCTTTCTACGTGGATCTGCTCAGGTACATATCGAAGAATCTGGTCATTCCTGTGATCTCGCCCGGCGTGGAAACCTTCAGATCGGTCCCGGATGTTCTGGTGGTGAAGAACGGGGAGGTCCAGCAACGTCACGCGCCCGATGGTGGTCATCTCGTCGTTGATCTGGATGACTGGCGCGTGGCAATCCTGAAAAAAGAGGAAACATTTTCCTCAAAGAGTCTGCGACCTCTTGTGGAGAAAGATGTGTTCACCTTCATACATTTTGAACTGGAAACGGAGGAAAAGGACTGGTGGAATGAGAAGAGAGGTCTGTGGGCCAGATCTCAGAGCCTCGAGGTGTTTGGAATAAAGCTCTCTCCAAAGGGGACTTTTCGAAACAGATCCTACAAAGGGAAAAGTTACATCAGCGCTCCCATTCCCCTCACGCCGAATCTTACGGGCTTCCTGAGGCAAGACGGTGGCGTGAAAATGTCAGCCGATCTTGAACTGGAACTCCTGAAGGAAAGAAGGCACAGGATAGATACGGTAAAACACATCCTTTTCAGAGGATGAGATCCTGCAGACGTGGAGGTGCAGAAAGTGCTGGTAAACATGGTCAGCGAAAGGGTTGAAAGGGTTGTTTCCAAGCAGTACGGCACGACCGTGGACTTCGAAATCGAGGTGCCCCCCAGGAAGGAGTTTGGAGACCTTTCCACCAACGTTGCCATGAAACTGGCAAAACACCTGAAGAAGAATCCATGGGAGATCGCACAGGAGATCGCCGGCTTGCTCAGTGAGGACAGTATGTTCGACAGAATAGAGGTTATGGGACCTGGCTTTATAAACTTCTTTCTCTCGAACAAAATTCTTCAGGAAGTTGTGAAAACGATCCTTGAGCAGGGAGAAGAGTACGGAAGAGAGAACGTGGGAAAGGGATTGAAGGTACAGTTCGAATATGGGAGCGCAAATCCCACGGGTCCCTTTACGGTGGGGCATGGAAGGCAGATCGTGATCGGAGATGTGCTCTCGGAGGTTTTCAAAGAACTCGGCTACGACGTTACGAGGGAGATGTACATAAACGATGCGGGAAAACAAATAAAACTCCTTGCACAGTCACTCTGGGTAAGGTACAACGAACTTCTTGGGGTGAAGATGGAAATACCAGAGGGTGGTTATCGCGGTGAGTACCTTGTGGATATAGCGAAAGAGCTGGTAAATGAAATAGGAGACAGATACAAAAACGTGTGGAACGAAGAGGTGGAAGAGTTCTTCAAAAACGCCGCACTCGATCGGATCCTTTCTTCCATGAAGAACACACTGGAGAGGATGGGATCGTCGTTCGATGTCTATTATTCCGAGAAGAGTCTCATAGAGGATGGCACCGTCGAGGAGGTTCTGAGGATACTGAAGGAGAAGGATCTGGTTTACGAAAAAGACGGTGCTCTGTGGCTCAAGGTGTCGAAGTTTGTAGAAGAAGATGACAAGGTGCTTGTGAGGAGTGATGGAACTTACACGTACTTCATGACCGACATCGCCTATCATTACAAAAAGTACAGGAGGGGCTTTAAGAGGGTCTACGACATCTGGGGAAGTGACCATCACGGACACATCCCGCGAATGAAGGCGGCGATGAAAGCACTCGACATACCGGATGATTTCTTCAACGTCATTCTCCATCAGTTCGTCACACTGAAGCGCGGTGGAGAAATCGTCCGCATGTCCACAAGAGCGGGAGAGTTCATCACTCTGGACGAACTTCTGGATGAAGTGGGAAAAGACGCAGCGCGTTACTTCTTCGCCATGGTGGACCCGAACAACCACATGGTTTTCGACATAGATCTTGCCAAAGCAAAGACCATGGACAATCCCGTTTATTACGTTCAGTACGCACACGCGAGAATATCGAATCTTTTCCTGAACGCAGAGAAAAAAGGTGTTGAGTTCGAACGGGGCAAAGATCTTGAACTTCTTGGAAACGAGGAAGAGAGGGTTCTGATGAGAAACCTCGGCATGTTCAGCAGCGCCTTGAAAGAAGTGGCAAAGATGTTTTCCCCCAACAGACTCACCAACTACCTTCAGATTCTTTCGGAATCTTTCCACGTGTTCTACACAAAGCACGTGATCGTCGATCCTGAAAACAGAGCGCTCTCGAACGCCAGGTTGAATCTTGCTCTTGCAACCAAGATCGTACTGAAAAAGGGCCTGAAACTCCTTGGAGTCTCAGCACCAGAAAGGATGTGACAGATGCTGGAGCACGTCAGAATAGACAAAATGGTCAACGGAGGATACGGACTTGCCCGCCTCCAGAATGGAAAGATCGTCCTTGTGGAAGGAGCATATCCCGGGGAAGAGGCATTGATCAAAACGTTCCGAGAAAAGAAGGACTTTGCGTTCGCAAAGGTAGTGTCCCTGATAAAAGAATCGGAGGATCGAGTTAAACCTCCCTGTAGGCACTTTGGTCGTTGTGGTGGCTGTCACTGGATGGACATCAGATACGAAAAACAGCTCCTTTACAAAAAAGAAATCGTCGAAGATCTCTTCGAAAGAATGAAACTGGACGTTGAAGTGGAGGACGTGGAACCGAGTGATCTTGTGTTTCATTACAGAACGAAAATGGAATTCCATCTTCAAGAAAGAAGGCTCGGTCTGAAACGGCGAGGTTCCGATTTTGTGATAGATATCAGATCCTGTGAGGTTGCTCCGGAAGGGACCGGTGAAATACTGGAGATCGTCAGAAAGGCAGTTCAGGTGCTGAACATACCGGTTTACAATCGTCTGACCAGGAAAGGCGTGCTGAAACACGTTGTCATCAGATACGCTTTCAGCACGGACCAGTTCATGGTCATCTTCGTGACCAAAACGGAGTCCTTCCCATGGGGAAAGAGCCTGGTTCAGGCCATTTTGAAGGATATTCCGAAAGTACACTCGATCATACATGTGATGAATTCGAAAGATTCCGTTGTCCTGAGAGGCCCCTACAGGACCCTCTACGGAGAAGGGGTGATAGTGGAAGAGTTCGACTGGGAAAAATTCCAGATTCCACCCACTGCTTTCTTTCAGAGTAACTATTCGGTTACCTCTAAACTTATAGACCACGTCTACAGGGAACTGGACCTGCAGGGGAACGAAGTGGTGCTCGATCTTTACGCAGGAATTGGAACGTTTTCGATGAGGACATCTTACTCTTCGGCAAAAGTAGTTGCTGTTGAATCAAGCAGAGTAGCTGTGAAGGCGGGAAAAGCCAACGCGAACGTGAACGGTCGAAGGAACATAGAGTACGTGGAAAGCGACGTGCTGGAGTTCCTGAAGTCTTACCAGGGCAGAGCGGACAAAGTGATCCTGGACCCTCCTAGATCAGGAGCGGGGCTGAATGTGATGAAAGAGATCCTGAGGCTTTCTCCTGAAAGAGTTGTCTACGTCTCCTGCGAGCCTTCCACACTGGTAAGGGATGTTCAGTTTCTCCAGAATGAGGGCTACTCCGTTGTACGTGTAAAACCCTTTGACATGTTTCCTCAGACCTACCACGTGGAGACGGTCGTGACACTGGTGAAGGGGGAACGTTGATGTTTGGACTTGCGCTTTCTCTGATCTTTTCCATCCTTTCGTGGAAGGAGAGCTTTTTGCTTTCGATCCTTGTTCTTGTGATCTCCCTGTTTTTTCTTTCGGACAAAAGGGAAAAAAACAGGAACATCTTCTATGTAAGCCTCGTGTTCCTTTTGATTTTAGAAGTGTTCGAATACTTGAAGGGTGTGAGTTACGATCTGGCAGAGACGTACCTTGTGGTCTCCTTCATCTTTCTCGTCGTCTCTGATTTTATGAAGAAAAGGGTGGAAAATTTGATTTTCATGGCGATCTTCTGGTTTTTCGTTTCGCTATCACTCTGGAGGGTGGCAAGCGTAAGATATCCCGGTGCCTCTTATCTTGTTTTCCCTGCCGTGGCACTCATATTTTTGAGAGATGTCTTCAGGAGGGAGAGAGATGGTAGAAAGATACGCATTGTCTCCGATGAAGGAGCTGTGGACGGAGGAGGCGAAGTACAGAAGGTGGCTGGAAGTGGAACTGGCGGTGATGAAAGCCTACGAAGAACTGGGAACGATTCCGAAAGGAGTGACGGAAAGGGTAAAAAATAAGGCCAGAATAGATGTGGAACTCTTCAAGAAGATAGAAGAGAGGACTAACCACGATGTCGTGGCTTTTGTTGAAGGAATCGGAACGATGATCGGAGAAGATTCCAGGTTTTTCCACTACGGTCTCACCTCCTCGGATGTTCTCGACACTGCTAACTCTCTGGCGCTCGTCGAAGCTGGAAAGATCCTGCTTGATGCTCTGAAAAGGCTCTGCGACGCACTCTGGAATACGGCGAACAGGTACAAGTACACTCCAACGATTGGTAGAACGCACGGCGTACACGCAGAACCCACTTCCTTCGGACTGAAAGTACTCGGCTGGTATTCAGAGATGAAAAGGAACGTTCTTCGACTGGAAAGGGCGATCGAGGAAGTATCCTACGGAAAAATAAGCGGAGCCGTCGGGAATTATGCGAACGTGCCCCCCGAAGTCGAAGAGAGGGCTCTCTCCTACCTTGGACTCAAGCCAGAGCCCGTTTCGACCCAGGTGGTCCCGCGCGACCGACACGCTCATTATCTTGCCACGCTGGGAATCATCGCGGCCGGAATTGAAAGAATCGCCGTTGAGATAAGACACCTTCAAAAAACGGAAGTACTCGAGGTAGAAGAACCTTTCAAAGAAGGCCAGAGAGGTTCAAGCGCTATGCCCCACAAGAAGAATCCCATCATTTGTGAACGATTGACAGGACTTTCCAGAATGATGCGAACCTTCGTGGGACCTGGCCTGGAGAACATTGCTCTCTGGCATGAAAGGGACATCTCTCACTCCTCGGTTGAAAGATACATCTTCCCGGACGCAACTCAAACGCTTTACTACATGATAGTCACTGCAACGAAAGTGATCAAAGATATGAAGGTGAACGAGGAAAGAATGAAGAAGAACCTGAATCTCACGAAAGGGCTCGTGTTTTCCCAGAGGGTTCTTCTGAAACTCATAGAGAAGGGACTGACGAGAAAGGAAGCGTACGATATCGTTCAGAGAAACGCCCTGAAAACATGGGAATCTGAAAAACACTTCCTCGAACACCTGCTCGAGGACGAAGATGTGAAAAGACTCGTTACCGAGGAGGAACTGAGAGAACTCTTCGATGCATCCTATTATCTGAGGTACGTGGACAGGATCTTCGAACGTTTTGAAAAGGAGTGAAGTGAATGAACCGCGTTGTTGTGGGACTTCAGTGGGGAGACGAAGGAAAGGGAAAAGTTGTGACGTACCTTTCCAGGTATCACGATATCGTGGTAAGGTACTCAGGTGGAGCAAACGCCGGTCATACGGTGAATTACGGAACGTTCAAAGTGGTCCACCACCTTCTTCCATCCGCAGACTTCACCAAAAATGTAGGAGTGGCCATAGGAAACGGTGTTCTTTTGGACCCTCAGGTGTTTACGAAGGAACTGATCGAGCTGAAGGAAAGGTTTCCTGAATACTCGGGAGATATTTTCATTTCCGAGAACGCACACGTGGTTCTTCCCGTGCACAAGGAAGTGGATCAGAGGGTGGACGAGGTTCTGAAAATAGGTACCACAAAAAGAGGAATCGGTCCTGCGTGCGCTGACCGGGTCATGAGAGCAAATGTGAGGATCACCGAACTCTACGATGAAAAAAAGGCCAGGACCCTTCTTGAGAAAAACCTTTCCCTGAAAAGCCTCTACAACCTCACCTTCGATGTTGAAAAGATACTGGATGACCTTCTGAACTTTTATAACGTCATAAAGGATTTTGTCGTCTCTTCGATCCAGATGAAAAGAATTCTCGAAGAAAAAAGCGTTCTTTTCGAGGGTACTCAAGGGGTCCTTCTTGATCTCGATGTGGGAACGTACCCGTACGTTACGAGTATGAACTGTTCTTCGTCGGGTGTGAGCGCAGGTATAGGGTTCCCGGTGAAGATAGACGAAACGATCGGTGTCTTCAAGGCGTACACAACGAGGGTGGGGGAAGGACCGTTTCCGACAGAGCTTTTTGGAGAAGAGGGGGAAGCGCTGAGAAGGGCCGGACACGAATACGGATCCACCACGGGTCGTCCAAGAAGGTGTGGATGGCTCGATCTTCCACTCCTCAACTACGCAATAGAAATAGCCGGTGTTGACACACTCGTCATGACGAAGGCAGACGTTATGAACGGTTTTGATAAAGTGAAAGTCTGTGTGAGATACAAAGACGGCAAAGAACTGCTTTCTCTCAAAGACCTGGAGAAAAAAGAGCCCGTTTATGAAACCTTCAATGGATGGAAATCACTTGAAAGCAAAGAGTTCGATCGTTTTGTGAACTTCATAGAAAGAGAAACGGGAAGACCGATAAAATACATATCCACGGGCGAAAAAATAGAGGACATCGTGGAGGTGTAAAGAATGCCTTTCAATTTGAAGGGAAGGTCGCTTCTGACGCTTCTTGATTTCTCTCCTGAAGAGATCAGATACTTGCTTGACGTAGCAAAACAGGTGAAAAGGGAAAGCAGATCCAGATTGAGAACGGAAAGGTTCAGGGGTATGACGCTCGCCATGATATTCGAAAAGCGTTCTACAAGGACGAGGCTTGCCTTCGAAACCGCCTTCGCGGAGGAAGGCGGACATCCCATTTTCCTGTCACCGAACGATATACACCTCGGTGCGAAGGAATCCCTCGAAGACACCGCCCGCGTCCTTGGAAGAATGGTAGATGCCATCATGTTCAGAGGTTACAAACAAGAGACGGTGGAAACACTGATGAAATACTCTGGTGTACCCGTTTACAACGGCCTCACGGATGAATTTCATCCCACCCAGGCGCTCGCCGATCTGATGACGATAGAAGAAAACTTCGGAGGACTCAAGGGAATAAAGGTTGTCTT contains the following coding sequences:
- a CDS encoding TrkA family potassium uptake protein gives rise to the protein MIIIGGETTAYYLARSMTSRRYGVVLINKDRELCEEFAKKLKATVIHGDGSQKEVLRDAEPSKNDVVVILTPRDEVNLFIAQLAMKEFGVRRVVSLVNDPGNIEIFKRMGITTVLNLTTLITNTVEALIFPEEFSSIVPLEQGIEFLNVTVDEENPVTGKKLKDLNLPRDCIVAAIVRGGVLVVPRGDTEILPGDKLYVIANRETKEKVEEVLLGR
- a CDS encoding TrkH family potassium uptake protein, which encodes MEDILTSTKHRLKVVFWYVGQLLVWFPVILLSPAIFVFFYPDEWYYITSFLVPSIASFILGMLLKKTSRLKETHVVGYQEGAVIVVTTWVAAVILSAIPFVVAGFLDFYQALFEATSGWTTTGLTMFPDVESLPHIFLAWRSIMQFIGGAGFAVIMLATLIGPLGASLYGSEGRVDNILPNVTQSTKVIMVIYVTYAAAGMLALHFAGMPWFDAFNHSLTALATGGFSVRNTSIGYYNSVPIEVITIVLMILGGTGFGIHYTLWKGNLKAFLKNGEPWLMGSTVVITSLFLLPQAKKVFQEKALRYVVFQVVSAITGTGFSNTDLSPWVGLFPIGIFLLTVIMMLGGMMDSTAGGLKQFRVFVMLKMIYQSIRGFIGPRRRVEKIIVWKGESRRTIDNGIIKDMFVFFGIYALTYLIGALILMSYGYDPLVSMFEFSSAMNGVGLSVGLTRPELPRGVLWTMIVGMFLGRLEFLVVFYAIARIIRDVKILFEECGGENS
- the hisS gene encoding histidine--tRNA ligase, with translation MKYRRIKGTNDVFGEEIWYWRFVEETFREVCESFGMEEIRTPIFEQTELFVRSVGEESDIVQKEMYTFEDKGGRSITLRPEGTAPIVRAFLENSFVNRGFQQRYYYIGPMFRYEKPQSGRLRQFHQVGFEIFGSESPGADLETILAVDSFLKRLGLTKYTIHLNSIGCPECRKNYREALREYYGKHLNDLCDDCKRRYETNILRLLDCKIDHELALNAPKSTDYLCEPCREHYEKLKDYLNEFEIKYVEDHTLVRGLDYYTRTVFEVRHEGLGAQNAIAGGGRYDGLFSDLGGGTVPALGFAGGIERIVLALKAEGIEVPRKNVHYLYVATVGEDAFKEGMKLAMELRKKKKGLNVDVDIMNRKLSGQLKHADRLGAKYVVIVGDEELKKGVVVLRNLETGDQVEIDKEFAIEYIFEKASKE
- the argS gene encoding arginine--tRNA ligase, coding for MVSERVERVVSKQYGTTVDFEIEVPPRKEFGDLSTNVAMKLAKHLKKNPWEIAQEIAGLLSEDSMFDRIEVMGPGFINFFLSNKILQEVVKTILEQGEEYGRENVGKGLKVQFEYGSANPTGPFTVGHGRQIVIGDVLSEVFKELGYDVTREMYINDAGKQIKLLAQSLWVRYNELLGVKMEIPEGGYRGEYLVDIAKELVNEIGDRYKNVWNEEVEEFFKNAALDRILSSMKNTLERMGSSFDVYYSEKSLIEDGTVEEVLRILKEKDLVYEKDGALWLKVSKFVEEDDKVLVRSDGTYTYFMTDIAYHYKKYRRGFKRVYDIWGSDHHGHIPRMKAAMKALDIPDDFFNVILHQFVTLKRGGEIVRMSTRAGEFITLDELLDEVGKDAARYFFAMVDPNNHMVFDIDLAKAKTMDNPVYYVQYAHARISNLFLNAEKKGVEFERGKDLELLGNEEERVLMRNLGMFSSALKEVAKMFSPNRLTNYLQILSESFHVFYTKHVIVDPENRALSNARLNLALATKIVLKKGLKLLGVSAPERM
- the rlmD gene encoding 23S rRNA (uracil(1939)-C(5))-methyltransferase RlmD, with protein sequence MLEHVRIDKMVNGGYGLARLQNGKIVLVEGAYPGEEALIKTFREKKDFAFAKVVSLIKESEDRVKPPCRHFGRCGGCHWMDIRYEKQLLYKKEIVEDLFERMKLDVEVEDVEPSDLVFHYRTKMEFHLQERRLGLKRRGSDFVIDIRSCEVAPEGTGEILEIVRKAVQVLNIPVYNRLTRKGVLKHVVIRYAFSTDQFMVIFVTKTESFPWGKSLVQAILKDIPKVHSIIHVMNSKDSVVLRGPYRTLYGEGVIVEEFDWEKFQIPPTAFFQSNYSVTSKLIDHVYRELDLQGNEVVLDLYAGIGTFSMRTSYSSAKVVAVESSRVAVKAGKANANVNGRRNIEYVESDVLEFLKSYQGRADKVILDPPRSGAGLNVMKEILRLSPERVVYVSCEPSTLVRDVQFLQNEGYSVVRVKPFDMFPQTYHVETVVTLVKGER
- the purB gene encoding adenylosuccinate lyase encodes the protein MWTEEAKYRRWLEVELAVMKAYEELGTIPKGVTERVKNKARIDVELFKKIEERTNHDVVAFVEGIGTMIGEDSRFFHYGLTSSDVLDTANSLALVEAGKILLDALKRLCDALWNTANRYKYTPTIGRTHGVHAEPTSFGLKVLGWYSEMKRNVLRLERAIEEVSYGKISGAVGNYANVPPEVEERALSYLGLKPEPVSTQVVPRDRHAHYLATLGIIAAGIERIAVEIRHLQKTEVLEVEEPFKEGQRGSSAMPHKKNPIICERLTGLSRMMRTFVGPGLENIALWHERDISHSSVERYIFPDATQTLYYMIVTATKVIKDMKVNEERMKKNLNLTKGLVFSQRVLLKLIEKGLTRKEAYDIVQRNALKTWESEKHFLEHLLEDEDVKRLVTEEELRELFDASYYLRYVDRIFERFEKE
- a CDS encoding adenylosuccinate synthase, giving the protein MNRVVVGLQWGDEGKGKVVTYLSRYHDIVVRYSGGANAGHTVNYGTFKVVHHLLPSADFTKNVGVAIGNGVLLDPQVFTKELIELKERFPEYSGDIFISENAHVVLPVHKEVDQRVDEVLKIGTTKRGIGPACADRVMRANVRITELYDEKKARTLLEKNLSLKSLYNLTFDVEKILDDLLNFYNVIKDFVVSSIQMKRILEEKSVLFEGTQGVLLDLDVGTYPYVTSMNCSSSGVSAGIGFPVKIDETIGVFKAYTTRVGEGPFPTELFGEEGEALRRAGHEYGSTTGRPRRCGWLDLPLLNYAIEIAGVDTLVMTKADVMNGFDKVKVCVRYKDGKELLSLKDLEKKEPVYETFNGWKSLESKEFDRFVNFIERETGRPIKYISTGEKIEDIVEV
- the argF gene encoding ornithine carbamoyltransferase, with the protein product MPFNLKGRSLLTLLDFSPEEIRYLLDVAKQVKRESRSRLRTERFRGMTLAMIFEKRSTRTRLAFETAFAEEGGHPIFLSPNDIHLGAKESLEDTARVLGRMVDAIMFRGYKQETVETLMKYSGVPVYNGLTDEFHPTQALADLMTIEENFGGLKGIKVVFMGDTRNNVATSLMIACSKMGMNFVACGPEELKPRPEIYKKCEEIVRETGGSVSFTPVLEEALKDADVVYTDVWASMGEEDKEKEKIVLLKPYQVNKKVMEMTGKSETIFMHCLPAVKGQEVTYEVIEGKQSRVWDEAENRKHTIKAIMIATLL